One stretch of Zingiber officinale cultivar Zhangliang chromosome 6B, Zo_v1.1, whole genome shotgun sequence DNA includes these proteins:
- the LOC121991196 gene encoding bidirectional sugar transporter SWEET5-like, translating into MIIANQSMIRTIIGVTGNVISCGLFLSPMPTYIQIIKSKDVKKFSPIPYLATLLNCLLWFFYGLPIVHPNSLLVITINSIGIAFEVFYLTVFLIYASRQSRLKVMKLLALETVFMIVVVTSVLLLIYTTTKRSLVVGILCIIFGTCMYASPLVVMKLVIQTKSVEFMPFTLSLASFLNGVCWTSYGFLPFDINLLVPNGLGTLFGLAQLILYACYFKSTPNKNAQAELELPV; encoded by the exons ATGATTATTGCAAACCAAAGCATGATCCGTACCATCATCGGCGTGACAG GCAATGTAATCTCGTGTGGTTTGTTTTTGTCGCCCAT GCCGACGTATATACAAATCATCAAGAGCAAGGATGTGAAGAAGTTTTCGCCAATCCCTTACCTCGCTACATTACTCAATTgcttgctttggtttttctatgGGTTGCCCATTGTCCACCCTAATAGTCTTCTCGTGATCACCATCAATAGCATTGGTATAGCCTTTGAAGTATTCTACCTCACTGTTTTCTTAATCTATGCTTCTCGCCAAAGTCGC TTGAAGGTCATGAAATTATTAGCACTTGAGACGGTGTTCATGATTGTTGTAGTAACTTCAGTGCTTTTGTTGATCTACACAACCACTAAGAGATCCTTAGTAGTGGGTATCCTCTGTATCATCTTTGGAACTTGCATGTATGCCTCTCCTCTCGTGGTGATG AAACTAGTGATTCAAACAAAGAGTGTGGAGTTCATGCCCTTCACACTTTCTCTTGCTAGCTTCCTCAATGGAGTTTGTTGGACTAGCTATGGCTTCCTCCCCTTCGATATCAATCTCCTC GTTCCAAATGGTTTGGGGACTCTCTTTGGCCTTGCTCAACTAATTCTCTATGCTTGTTATTTCAAGTCCACACCGAATAAGAATGCTCAAGCTGAGTTGGAGCTACCAGTCTAA